From the genome of Halococcus agarilyticus:
GAGTCGATACCGTCACGAACTGGCTACCGTCGCACGCTCAGGGCCGCGGCGAACAACTGATCCGGGAGATGATAACCGATCCGAACGTGCCGGTCGAAGCCTACGGTGGGAGTCGGGACAACGTTCGCCTGGCGAGCGTCGAAAGCGCCGTCGAATATCTCAAGCGCCACGACGGCAACGTTCCATTCGGGTTCGATTGACCGTTCTTTTCAGTCGAGTTCGCCACTCAGCGACTCGGCAACGCGTGCGCCGAGCCCGGATTTGTCGCCAGTGTACTCGCTCGCCTCGTTTTCGCGGACCACGAGCGCGCGCGTCTCGGCCTCGCCCATCACGCTCGCGTCGTTGGCGACCACGAACGCGAGCCCCGCCCGCGAGCGGATCCCCCGCGCGGCCGCGATCATCGCCTCGTCGTCGCCGCTCGTCTCGGTCTTGAACCCGACGATCGGGAGGTCGGGGTGGGCGTCCCGAACCGTGTCGATCAGCTTCGGGGTCGGTTCGAGATCGAGTGTCAGATTCTCTTGGCCCGATCTGATCTTCTCGGCGCTCCCCTCGACGGTGTAATCGCCGATCGCCGCCGCCGAGACGAGCGCGTCCGCCCCCTCGACGGACCCCTCGACCGCTGCCGTCATCTCCGCGGCGCTTTCTACCGGTTCGACCGTGGCGTAGGGAACGTCGTCGCCGTCGTGGACGAGCGTCACGTCCGCGCCGCGGGCGTAGCACGCGCGCGCGACCGCCTGGCCGGTCCTCCCCGACGAGCGGTTGGTCAGCACTCGCACGGGGTCGATCGACTCCGACGTGGGGCCGCTCGTCACCACCACGTGCCGGCCGGCGAGCGGCGTCTCGCCGGTGGCCCGTGCGGTTTCGAGAACGATCGCGTCCTCGGTCGCGATCTTCGCCTTGCCTTCCTCGATCCGGGGCGGGACGAACGCGACGCCCCACGATTCGACGCGCTCGATCGCGTCGAGTACCCCCGGATGGTCGTACATCGGCTCGTGCATCGCGGGCGCGACGACCACAGGGATATCGGCCCCGAGCGCGGTCGTCGCCGTAGTAGTGACGGGTGTGTCGTCGATCGCGCTCGCGACCTTCCCGACGGTGTTGGCGGTCGCGGGCGCGAGCAGGAGAACGTCGGCCCAGCCCTCGCGGCCGCAGAGTTCGACGTGCTCGATGCTCCCCGTGATCTCGGTCACGACGGGGTTGTCGGTCGCGAACTCGACGGCCCACGGATGGACGATCCCCTGGGCGCTCTCGGTCATCACGCCCCGGACCGCGGCTCCTTGACGACGCAGCTCGTGGGCAAGCTCGACAGTTTTCACCGCCGCGATCGAGCCGGTGATCCCGAGCGCGACGTTCACTCCGCGCAACATCCTCTGGATATGGGTCGCCTCGCGGTTTAAATCCGCCGACGGTGGCGTGACTCGCCATTCCGACTCCGATCGAAGTCCGCTCTCCAAGGACGACCGTAGAATCGAGATCAGCGAGTCTGGCGAACCGCGGCCACGCCGAGGACGGCGAGTCCGACGACACCGAGGAGAACGAGGACGAGCCGGGCGACGCCGAAGATCGAGGCGCTCGTCCCCTCGCTCTCGCCAGTCTCGGGCGGTGGGGTCGTCGAGCCGTTCGTGGCCGTGTCGTTCGACGGCGCGATCGTCTCCGGCGTGTCGGTGGTCGTCGGCATACCGGTCGTCGTCGGCGAGGTAGCGTTCGTCGGCGGATCGCCCACCGCGACGTCGCTCGCCGTCGTCCCGTCAGTCGTCGTGGTGTTCGCTGTCACGTTGCCGGGTGGCGTCGCCGTGGTGTTCGCTGTCACGTTCTCCGTTGTGGTGCTCACCGTCGGCGGCGACGCGACCGGCGTCAGCGTTCGCTGGACCGACGGCGACGCGCCGGCCGACACGTTCACCGATCCGCCGGATGCGCCGGGGACGGCCGCGAGCGGTGCGAACGTTCCGAACTCCGTGATGTTGGGGACCGTCACCGTGCTCGACGACGCGTCGATCGTGGCTCTGTCGACGTCCGCCCAGAACTCGCCGTCGTTGCGGTACACCACGACCGACGAGCCGTTGGGGTTGTCGTACCCCATCGTCAGCGAGACTTCCGATCCCGCACCGCCGGTGCCCGTCGTCTCGACGAACGTCCCGAGGCTACGGGTGTCCTGAGGGATCTCGGGTGGGTCGGTCGTCGAGCGGAGACCGACGTTCCGCTCGGTGAAAGAGACCGTCGTGACCGCGAGTCGGAGGTCAGTGACGGTGTTCGTGCCGCCGTTGCGGAGCGAGTAGTAGTCCCACCGGGAGTTGTTCCGAGCGGCGTTGTCGACCACCGTGTTGTTCGGGCTGTCGCGCTCGAAGTGGATGCCCCACTTGTTCTCGACCGCGACGTTGCCCCGAAGCGTGTTGTTCTGGCTCTGGCCGCCGATCGCCATCCCGAGCCCGTTCGCGTACGCGGTGTTGTCGACCAGCCGGTTTCCGGTCGCCCGTGCGAGCTTGATCCCCTCGGTGTTGTTGTTCGCGATCGTCCCCCTGATCGTGCTGTCCACGACGCCGAGGTAG
Proteins encoded in this window:
- a CDS encoding NosD domain-containing protein, coding for MGSLWGFGDDGTDDHRALLVGVVVVALLAAGTLVGVAGAQSAGNGTVGVDSCRTIDSSGEYVLTANVTGGEGNCITIAASDVTLDGAGHTLEGSGSGHAIHANGTARAVENVTVRRIQTSNWTVGVFYLGVVDSTIRGTIANNNTEGIKLARATGNRLVDNTAYANGLGMAIGGQSQNNTLRGNVAVENKWGIHFERDSPNNTVVDNAARNNSRWDYYSLRNGGTNTVTDLRLAVTTVSFTERNVGLRSTTDPPEIPQDTRSLGTFVETTGTGGAGSEVSLTMGYDNPNGSSVVVYRNDGEFWADVDRATIDASSSTVTVPNITEFGTFAPLAAVPGASGGSVNVSAGASPSVQRTLTPVASPPTVSTTTENVTANTTATPPGNVTANTTTTDGTTASDVAVGDPPTNATSPTTTGMPTTTDTPETIAPSNDTATNGSTTPPPETGESEGTSASIFGVARLVLVLLGVVGLAVLGVAAVRQTR
- the coaBC gene encoding bifunctional phosphopantothenoylcysteine decarboxylase/phosphopantothenate--cysteine ligase CoaBC; protein product: MLRGVNVALGITGSIAAVKTVELAHELRRQGAAVRGVMTESAQGIVHPWAVEFATDNPVVTEITGSIEHVELCGREGWADVLLLAPATANTVGKVASAIDDTPVTTTATTALGADIPVVVAPAMHEPMYDHPGVLDAIERVESWGVAFVPPRIEEGKAKIATEDAIVLETARATGETPLAGRHVVVTSGPTSESIDPVRVLTNRSSGRTGQAVARACYARGADVTLVHDGDDVPYATVEPVESAAEMTAAVEGSVEGADALVSAAAIGDYTVEGSAEKIRSGQENLTLDLEPTPKLIDTVRDAHPDLPIVGFKTETSGDDEAMIAAARGIRSRAGLAFVVANDASVMGEAETRALVVRENEASEYTGDKSGLGARVAESLSGELD